The region AAATCCGCGCAGCGGGTTGCAAAGTTCCCGTTTCCGCAGACATTCATTTCCAACCGAAAGCGGCATTCGAAGCGCTTAAGTGGGTAGAAAAAGTCCGCATCAATCCGGGTAATTTCGTCGATACAGGCATTGCAACTCTCGATTTGCAAGCCGACAAAAATTTTGATCAAGGCCGCGAAAAAGTTTTTGAAACTTTCACCCCGTTTGTGCAAGAAGCAAAACGCTTGGGTCGTGCCATTCGCATCGGCGTGAATCACGGTTCTCTTTCGGCGCGGATGATGTATCGTTACGGCGATACCGTCGAAGGCATGGTCGAAAGTGCGATGGAATATCTCGCCGTCTGCGAAGCGGAACATTTTGATCAAGTCGTTGTGAGCTTAAAATCTTCGACGCCGCGAGTCGCCATTTGCGCTTATCGGATGCTCGCTGCAAGACTCGAAGCAGAACATTTCAAACCGTATCCGTTCCATGTCGGCGTGACCGAAGCTGGTGCAGGCGAAGACGGTCGCTTAAAATCTTCGGTGGGAATCGGTTCGCTTTTGCTCGACGGCTTAGCGGATACGATTCGCGTTTCGCTTACGGAAGATCCTGTCGCCGAAGTTCCTGTGGCGCACGAACTCATTCGCGCTTGCGCATTACCGAAAGAAGAACTCCGCTTCGGAGCTCCGGAATGGAAAAAAGATCCGTATCATTATGAACGTTTGCAGACTTCGTCGGTCAATTTCTCGGGAGTTTCTCTCGGCGGAAATGAAATCGTCCGCGTAGGCGAAGTCGCTCCGGTGGTAAGCATTTCGAGAAAGCCTCGGACTCCGGAATTTGCGTTTATCGGAATTGATTCGCAAAATATCGTCGCATTCAAAGATGCGTTTGATGTCGCAGCATTTGCTGCGGGCGAACGTGAAGTGCCCGCGGATGCGCTCATCGCTTATACGGGTGACAATTACACCTTCGGCGTTCGCGCTCTCGTTTCGGCGCTCGCTCAGAAAGGCGCAAAAAATCCGATTCTCCTTTATCAAAAAATCGACAGCTCGGAACGCGCAAAATTAAAAGTCGCCGCAGAATTTGGAAGCCTTCTTTCCGATGGCTTTGGCGATGCTGTTGTCATCGAAGATCCGGCAGATCAAAAGTCGGCAGTGCTTCTTGCGTTTGATATTTTACAAGCCGCAGGCATTCGCCGCAGCAAAACGGAATTCATCAGCTGCCCGAGTTGCGGACGGACTTTGTATAACATTCAAACCGTTCTCGGAAAAATTCACGAACGCCTTGGGCATTTGCAGAATATTTCGATTGCGGTGATGGGCTGCATTGTCAACGGAACGGGCGAAATGGCAGACGCTGATTTCGGCTATGTCGGCGGTGCTCCGGGATTCATCAATCTTTTCGAAGGCAAAACTTGCGTGAAGAAGAATGTGCCCGAAGCCGAAGCCCTCGACGAACTCGTTGAACTCATCAAGAGTCGCGGCCGTTACATCGAAGAATAAATTTTTATTGAACCTTCACAAAGGAACTCACTATGCGTAAAATTAA is a window of Hallerella porci DNA encoding:
- the ispG gene encoding (E)-4-hydroxy-3-methylbut-2-enyl-diphosphate synthase; translation: MATTFDFPYVSNRFSPVRRKTIPVHVGDAIIGGGAPILVQSMTTTKPKDVAKTVAETLALAKAGCELVRITAPTLADAQGLEEVMKQIRAAGCKVPVSADIHFQPKAAFEALKWVEKVRINPGNFVDTGIATLDLQADKNFDQGREKVFETFTPFVQEAKRLGRAIRIGVNHGSLSARMMYRYGDTVEGMVESAMEYLAVCEAEHFDQVVVSLKSSTPRVAICAYRMLAARLEAEHFKPYPFHVGVTEAGAGEDGRLKSSVGIGSLLLDGLADTIRVSLTEDPVAEVPVAHELIRACALPKEELRFGAPEWKKDPYHYERLQTSSVNFSGVSLGGNEIVRVGEVAPVVSISRKPRTPEFAFIGIDSQNIVAFKDAFDVAAFAAGEREVPADALIAYTGDNYTFGVRALVSALAQKGAKNPILLYQKIDSSERAKLKVAAEFGSLLSDGFGDAVVIEDPADQKSAVLLAFDILQAAGIRRSKTEFISCPSCGRTLYNIQTVLGKIHERLGHLQNISIAVMGCIVNGTGEMADADFGYVGGAPGFINLFEGKTCVKKNVPEAEALDELVELIKSRGRYIEE